Proteins from a single region of Macrotis lagotis isolate mMagLag1 chromosome 2, bilby.v1.9.chrom.fasta, whole genome shotgun sequence:
- the GTSF1 gene encoding gametocyte-specific factor 1 — MEDNYVDSLDPEKLIQCPYDKNHQIRACRFPYHLIKCRKNHPDVANKLATCPFNARHQVPRAEISHHISSCDDKSCIEQDVVSQSRNYRCEALTVNTWQCPPCDEDWDKDLWEQSSTTFVWGTANCSGNNSPANNVVVEHKSNLASGMRVPKSLPYVLPWKSNGNAQ; from the exons ATGGAAGACAATTATG TTGATTCTTTGGATCCAGAGAAGCTGATACAATGCCCATATGACAAAAACCATCAGATTAGGGCTTGCAGGTTCCCTTATCAtctgatcaaatgcagaaag AACCACCCTGATGTTGCAAACAAATTGGCTACATGTCCTTTCAATGCTCGACACCAAGTTCCCCGGGCTGAAATTAGCCACCACATCTCAAGCTGTGATGACAAAAGCTGTATTGAACAGGATGTTG TCAGCCAGTCCAGGAACTACAGATGCGAGGCTCTGACTGTGAACACATGGCAGTGCCCTCCTTGTGATGAAGACTGGGATAAAG ATTTGTGGGAGCAGTCCAGCACTACCTTTGTCTGGGGCACTGCTAACTGCAGTGGCAATAACAG CCCTGCGAACAATGTAGTTGTGGAACATAAGAGTAACCTGGCTTCAGGCATGCGAGTTCCCAAGTCTCTGCCATATGTACTACCATGGAAAAGCA ATGGAAATGCACAGTAA